Within Phycisphaerales bacterium, the genomic segment CGAGCCCAGTACGTCGCAGAATCTCGCTCACCGATTCCGAAACTGGCTCGACGACCATGGGTTGCAATTCGTCCAGCAGCGCCACAAAGCCGCGCCACCTTGCCGGCCGCGGTCTTGAGCGCCGGGATTTCGCTCGTCCGGCGGCAGGCGTCCAACAGGGTGCACCCGGCTTCGTTCGCGAAAGTGCGAAGCCGCTCGACCGTCGTCTTGCCGATGCCGCGCGCGGGGGTGTTGATGATGCGCTCCAGAGCCACGTCGTCGGCCGGATTGAGCAGCAGCCGCAGATACGCGAGCACATCGCGGATTTCCTGCCGGTTGTAGAACTCCACCCCGCGCGCGATCCGGTAAGGGATTCGTTGCCGGCGCAACGCCTCTTCCAGCCCGCGCGAAACCGCGTTCACTCGGAAAAAAATGGCGAAGTCCGCCCAGGGGCGGCCGCCCGCCCGGGCCTGGGCGATCGTCGCAGCGATGCGCTCGGCCTCGCTGCGACTGTCGGCGAATTCCCAGACCTGCACGGCCTCGCCCGTTGGGTTGTCGGTCCACAACGCTTTGGCTTTGCGCCGCTCGTTTCGGGCGATGAGCCGGTCGGCGACGCCCAGAATCCGGCCAGTCGAGCGGTAGTTCTGTTCCAGTCGGACGATGCGGGCGGTGGGGAAGTCCCGCTCGAACTCGAGGATGTTGCGAATGTCCGCGCCGCGCCATGCATAGATGCTCTGATCCGGATCACCGGTGGCGCAGATGTTCGCGTGATGCCGTGACAGTGCTCGCGCGATGATGTACTGGGCGTAATTCGTGTCCTGGTACTCGTCGATGAGCAGGTACTGGAACCGGATGTTAAGCCGTTCCGTCAAGTCGTCGTGCTTCTGCAGCACCAGCGCCACGCGCATCAGCAGATCGTCGAAGTCGACCGCATTGCGCTGCCGCAAAAGCTGTTCATACGCGTCATACACGCGTGCCAGCACCTGCTGGTCGAAGAACTCGCTGGCGGCCTCCGCTTCGGCCGGTGTGCGCAGGCGGCTCTTGGCAGTGCTGATCTTCTCGCGCGCATCGGCCGGGCGCAACACGGCTTCGCTGACGCCTTCGAGCTCCAGCGCTTCCTTCACCACGCGCAAACTGTCACGTTCGTCGTAGATCGTGAAGCCGGGCTCGACACTCGCTAAGGCGCCGAACTCACGCAGCAAGCGCACACCGAGGGCGTGAAACGTGTACACCCACATGCCGCGGTCCACGCCGAGCTCCGTGATGCGGCGGCGCATCTCGCCGGCGGCCTTGTTCGTGAACGTAATCGCCAGGATGTGGCGCGCCGCAACGCCGCTGTGAACAAGGTAGGCCGCCCGGCGGGTGATGACCCGGGTCTTGCCACTGCCGGGACCGGCAATGACCAGCAGTGGGCCGTCGCGGTGCTGCACCGCAGCGCGCTGGGGCTCGTTCAGGTCGTGTAACAGACTGTCCGGACCGGGGCTGGGCATATCGCTTCCTATACCCGCGTGCGCGAGAGGCGTCCAACCGGCACGCGGCCGCCGGCCCAACCTGCTCCTGGCAAACATTTACACAGCCGTCCGCACTTCGAGCTTGAGCACGGTGACCTATCGATCTTGACGGCTGAGGAAAGCACCGATTTCTCCTGCCGCAGGTGTCAGGTGAGAAGGCCGCACTGCCGATATTATCTCTGGAACTACGCTGCCGGCCTTGGGGTCGGTGGCACACCCGTAAGGAGGCGCTCTATGTTCTACGGATTCCTGATCCTGTTGCTCACCGCCCTCTTCGGCGGACTGTTTGCCTTCGCGTAACGGAACCTGACGCGGCTGAAGCGAAATCGGCCTGTCCCCGCATTTCGTTGCGGAGACAGGCCGGTACACGTTCTGACCTGACCAACTTACTTAAGCGGGCGTTTGCCAGTCGTGGCCAACATTCAGCCGCGCCTCAGCACGCCGCCCAGCCACAGCTCGGATTCGAGCACTTCCGGCATCCTTCCTGCAGCATCAGCACGCTCGCGCACTCCGGGCAGCTCAGCTTGTAGTGTGTCGCCGCATCGTGCCGGTGCGTCACGCCATTCGTCACTTTTGCCACCTCGGCCGCGAGCAGCGCCCGCTTCTCCGCAACCGAAAGCAGTCCGCCCGCCACGGAAATCTGGGCAACCACCTGCGTTTCCGCGGCATCGTCGACGGTCGCAATCTCAACGACATCCACGAACTCGTCGACGCCGTCCTCGGGCTCGGCAAGCGCCACAGCGCCGTCGTCCCGCGGGCCAGACACAGCACCGCCGACGGTCGCAGACAACCGCATCGTGCTGGCACTGCCAGTGGTACGCGCCTCACGGGGTAGCGCTTCGGATGAGGCCCGGCGCGCCCGGACTTCCGCCGCGGCAACCTTGGTTACACTCTCGGCCGCCTGGCTGGCGGCGACCACGGCCGGTCCATGGATCGGCTCGGGGCCATGCCCGCCATTCCCATTGGCCCGATCCACGGTTGCGCCAGGAGGAGCAGCGGGCTGATCCAGCACACTCAGGTCGATCTCCCCGAGCAGCAGACTTCGCAGACCGAAGCGTTCTTTGGCGCGCATGTACTTCTTCAGAGCACAGGCGAGGCCGTCGCCGAGCGACATGATGCGGCCGGTGCGCGTCGGAATTTGCAGCGAGGAACCGATGCCTTCGAGCTGCTTGATGACGTGCTTGAGCGTGCCTCCGGACCGCAGCCAGAGCGAGATCATCCGGCAGATGGCTTCAAGGTCGCTGTTGGCGACGTCGCCACCTTTACCGAGCTGGGAGAAAACCTCCAACTCGCGATTGCGCCGCGGGTCAACGGTGATCTTCACATGCATGTTACCAAAGGGTGTCATCTGCCGGATACGCAGACCACTGACGATCTCCGGCAGGTCGAGCGGCTCGATCACGCGGTTGGCCACCGGAACGGCTTCGGGTGCGGCCGCCGGCAACGCTGCGGGGGCGGGGGCGGTCTGGGCCTTGGGCTCGTCTTTCTTCAGGGCCATCGGCTGGAACGAACGGCAGCCGTCACGATAGACGGTCACGCCCTTGCACCGCAGGGTATAGGCCAGTGAGTAGATCTGCTCCACTTCGTCGCGTGTGGCGGCGTTGGGAAAGTTGATCGTCTTGCTGATCGACGCATCGCAATGCCGCTGGAACCCGGCCTGCATCTGCATGTGCCATTCCGGCGTAATGTCGTGTGCACAGACGAACACGCGCCGCACATCCTCCGGAATGCCATCGAGGTGGGCGAGAGTCCCCTCACGGGCGAGCTGCTCCATCAGGTCGTCCGTGTAGAAGCCGCGCTCTTTGGCCACGGTGCGGAAGAGCTCGTTGACCTCGACCAGCGGCCGCTCGCCCTGCTTCTGCCCGCGCAGCACGTTGCGGATGAAGGCCAGCGAGAACATCGGCTCGATCCCACCGGAGCAGTTCGCCAGGATGCTGATCGTACCGGTGGGCGCCACCGTGGTTACCGCGGCGTTACGCATCGGACGGTTGTGCACAGTCTGCCAGCGGCTGCCTTCCCAGTTCGGGAACGAGCCCCGCTCCCGCGCCAACAGTTCGCTGCATGCGTGTGCTTCATCGTTGAGGAACTGCATGAAGCGTTCGCCCCACTGTACGCCTTCGGGGCTGTTGTAGGGCACTCCCAGCTTGTAGAGCGCATCGGCAAAACCCATCACCCCAAGACCGATCTTGCGGTTGGCCTTGCAGACCGCGTCGATCTCGGGCAGCGGGTAGTTGTTCGCATCGATGACGTTATCGAGAAAGCGCGTCGACTCGTGAATCACGCCGCGCAGCCCCTCCCAATCCACCTCCGCCTCCGGCGTGCAATCGTTTCGCACGAAAAGACCGAGGTTCACGCTGCCGAGATTGCACGCCTCGTAGGGCAGCAGCGGCTGCTCGCCACACGGATTCGTCGCCTCAATCCGGCCTACGTGCGGTGTCGGGTTGAACTCGTTGATCCGGTCGATGAACACGACCCCCGGCTCACCCGTCTGCCACGCATTGGCAACAATGATGTTCCAGATATCGCGCTTGGTGTACACACGGCCGCGCAGCTCCGCGGGAATCTCACCCGTGAGTCGCGGGGTAGTGTAATACGATTCACGGCTACCATGGGCTGTCGGTTCGACACCATCGATGACCGCCAGGTCGCGAACATCGTACTTCCAGATTTCGAGATCACGCCGCAGGACCGCGGCTTTGCCGGTGCGCGGATTGCGAACGACGTGGGGTGAATCCGGATCGGCGAGAAACTCCTCCATCCACGCATCCGTGACCTTCACGGAAATGTTGTAGTTGGTGAAGCTGTCGAGATTCTGCTTGGCGTGCAGGAATTTCAGGATATCGGGGTGATGAATGTACATCATCCCCATGTTGGCGCCCCGGCGGAAGGCACCCTGCTGAATCGCATTGGTCGCTTCGCTGAAAGCCTTCCAAAACGTGATCGGGCCGCTGGTCGTTCCACCGCTCGACTGAATGAAGTCACCCGTGGGGCGCAACTCATCGAAGGCGAAACCGGTTCCACCGCCAGCTTTCTGTATGAGAGCCGTGTGCTTGATGCTGTCGAAGATGTCATTGATCGAATCGCGGACCGGCAGCACAAAGCACGCTGAAAGCATGCCCATTTCCCGGCCGGCGTTCATCAACGTCGGGGAGTTAGGCATATAAGCACCGCTCACCATCAGCCGGTAGAAGCGGTCCTCCCAGGCCTGGCGCTGCAGCTCGTTCCCGCCGTAGCGCAGCTCCACCGCAGCAATGGTGCGAGCCACGCGGCGGAACAACTCTGCGGGCTTTTCAATGCATTCGCCCTGCTCGTTCTTCTTCAGGTAGCGTGCTTCCAGAACCTTCCGGGCGTTCTCGGTCAGGACGGGCTCATCCATGAGGTTCAACGGCGCAGACGTCGAAAGGGGCATCCGTGGTCTCCCATTCGAGGGGGGATCTATGTGATAACGTCCAATCAGATGTGGCGGGCGCTGGTGCCGGAGCTACCAACCACGGTGCCCCTCACTGGCACCACCCACATTTTGAGGGGCAATCCGAAGTATAGCCCAAGATGTAGTAGGCGTCAAAGAAAAACGCGGCACTCAGCAGTTTCGTCGTAACCCTATCATGCATATTGGCTTACCACCTGTGGGATAATCGCTACCCGCAATCCCTATTGGTAGTAGTTGAGTCCGTGATCAGACGCAGTCTGGCCACCTCAGAATACCTAACTATAATAGAACATAGAACCGAATTGCAAGAAAATTCCCCGTGTAGATGTCGTAAAACGACCACCGGCCAACCGTCTGGCCCGCCCCCTACTCCATCTCGAAAATCACCAGCACACTCGCATGGATCTCGATCGACTCTGGTCCGAGCCACTCGATTTCGAGTTCGTCGGAATCGTGATGCTCATCAACGGCATCCTGGTTCTGCCCCTGCCCGAACAGCCCGCCTCCCTGGCCCGACCCATACCAGTCCGGATTCCCGATCTTGAGCGGCCGCCCCAGCCGCACGCCTAGTTCCGCGGCCATCCGCTCGGCCTGCCGCCGCGCATCGCGGACGGCTTCCAGTTTCGCCCGTTCAACAAGTTCCTGCCGATTCTCGTGCGTTACGAAGTCGATCGATACACGGTTGGCGCCGGCCTTGAGCACAGCGGCGGTCAGTTTCTGCGCCTGGCTCGTATCCGCCATGATTACAACGGTGGACTGGCTCGCATCGTAACCAAGGAATGTACCTTCACGGTCATGTTCGGGCGCCACCGTGAACGCGTCGATACGCGTACGACCCCGGTCGATCGGATAGGTCTGCACCGCGGCGCTGATTTCGCGCCCGGCATCGACCACCCGACGAACGGCCTTGTCGACCTCCATATCGCGCGCCCATACCGCCGCGACGAGTTGAAACGCCTGAGGTGGCACCCGCACCACACCTTCACCTCGCACTGCAATGGTGCGCGGATTGGCGGGTACTACCGCGCCTGATTGGGTTGTACCGGGCGCGGTGCAGCCGACCAGTAATGCAAGTGTGCTTAGCATCAGTCCTGCGACCCAGCGTTCTTGAGGTACACCCATGGCTTGCTCCCGGGGCAGCAGGCACATCGCACGCAACAAGGCCGTGCTTCGGGCGAACCCGTGCTGTGCACCCCAGACTTGGACGCGCAAGCGCCCGGGAAGGTTCCCGGCTCAAATTGCCAGAGCGAACACCCGCCCGATCCAGAAATCCTGTTATAATTCACACTGCAAATGAACCGCTTCAACGTAATGCACGCACTGGGGTTACGTATCGCCCCGTCGCGATCTTGTTTCCGCGCGCATTGAATCCCCTAGGAGTTTCGCAGTCATGAAGAAGTTCTCCCACCCGCTCGTCGCCGTCATCATCTGCGCTCTTACGCTTCCGGCTGTCGGTATGGCCAACAGCGACATTGAGAAGCTCCCCGCGGACCAGGTACCCAAGATCAAGGCACCCTCCGAGACGCCCCACGGCCAGAAGCCGCTGCGTGTGAAGGTGCTGGCGCTCTACTTCAACCCATTCATACCTGGGAATCTCCACTCCCCGGACGATGCCGACGCCAAGCCGAAGTCCATCCAGGAGCTCGGCGGGTGGAACGATCCGCTCCCGCTCACCGCGGGCTACATCCAGGACATGTGTGACGCCAGTGGCGGATTGCTCCAGTATGAGATCGTCGAGTGGCTCACCGTTCGCCGCTTCCAGAAGAAGGTGGATGGGTACACCTACACGCCTGAGGCGTACATGCAGGGCTTGCGGGCCGGTACCGGCCGGGCGGATGCGTGGCACCGTCCCGACGGTCTCGATTATCCGCACATGATCAAAGAGTTCGACATTGTTCGCCGCGTGGAATCCGGCGAGATCGACGAAGTATGGATGTTCGGCGCCCCCTACTTCGGTTATTACGAAACCTGCATGGCCGGCAAGGACGCTTTCTGGATCAACGGCAAAGCATTCACGGAAGTGCTGAGCAATCGCCGCTTTGTCATTGCGGGCTTCAACTATGAACGCGGCGTCGCCGAGATGATCCACAACATGACCCACCGGGCCGAATCGACCATGTCGCGGATCTACGGCGGCTGGAAGGTCGACCAACTCACCAACAACTGGGCCAAGTTCGCGGCCAACGAGCACCAGTCCGGCACTGCCGCCGTCGGCACCTGCCACTACCCCCCCAACGGCGAAAAGGACTACGACTACGCCAATGAGCGCTATGTCGAGAGCACGGCCGACGACTGGAAGCACTTCCCCGACCTGCAGGGTCGCAGCCGAAAGTTCAACCGCGAAGAATGGGCCGCGCCGCACAAGAATCGCAACGGCAACCCGGACTACCATCGCAATTTCCAGATCTGGTGGTGGTCACACCTGCCGAAAGCGCCCGGCGTCAACGAAGATGGCCGTGTGAACAACTGGTGGGAGTACCTGTACAACTTCAATGCCTACGACGAGCGCGGTAAGCCGCTGCCGGACGTGAAGCCGGCGACCGACTCCGACGCGGAGAAACAGGGCTACCGCCGGCCGGCGTAGTTGCGGTGGTATCCGCGGGCGGCACAGCGTGCGGTATCATGCCGCCATGCCGCCCGCGCTCCATCCCGATACCGCTCCGCTCGGCCTGATTGCCGGGGAGGGTGAGCTACCGCGCCTGGTGGCCCGAAATGCCCGCGCCGCCGGCCGGCGCGTCTGCGCAGTGGCCATTCGCGGCTCGGCCGACCCCGCTCTACGGGAGCTGGTCGATCGGTTCTGCTGGCGAGGGGTCGTCCAGCTCGGCCGCTGGATCCGCGTCTTCCGCCGGGCTGGGTGCCGCGAGATCGTCATGGTCGGCCGTGTGCGCAAGGCCGACATGTTCGCTGGTCCACGTTGGCTGCAATGGCTGCG encodes:
- a CDS encoding UvrD-helicase domain-containing protein, producing the protein MPSPGPDSLLHDLNEPQRAAVQHRDGPLLVIAGPGSGKTRVITRRAAYLVHSGVAARHILAITFTNKAAGEMRRRITELGVDRGMWVYTFHALGVRLLREFGALASVEPGFTIYDERDSLRVVKEALELEGVSEAVLRPADAREKISTAKSRLRTPAEAEAASEFFDQQVLARVYDAYEQLLRQRNAVDFDDLLMRVALVLQKHDDLTERLNIRFQYLLIDEYQDTNYAQYIIARALSRHHANICATGDPDQSIYAWRGADIRNILEFERDFPTARIVRLEQNYRSTGRILGVADRLIARNERRKAKALWTDNPTGEAVQVWEFADSRSEAERIAATIAQARAGGRPWADFAIFFRVNAVSRGLEEALRRQRIPYRIARGVEFYNRQEIRDVLAYLRLLLNPADDVALERIINTPARGIGKTTVERLRTFANEAGCTLLDACRRTSEIPALKTAAGKVARLCGAAGRIATHGRRASFGIGERDSATYWARGTIQA
- a CDS encoding adenosylcobalamin-dependent ribonucleoside-diphosphate reductase, with amino-acid sequence MPLSTSAPLNLMDEPVLTENARKVLEARYLKKNEQGECIEKPAELFRRVARTIAAVELRYGGNELQRQAWEDRFYRLMVSGAYMPNSPTLMNAGREMGMLSACFVLPVRDSINDIFDSIKHTALIQKAGGGTGFAFDELRPTGDFIQSSGGTTSGPITFWKAFSEATNAIQQGAFRRGANMGMMYIHHPDILKFLHAKQNLDSFTNYNISVKVTDAWMEEFLADPDSPHVVRNPRTGKAAVLRRDLEIWKYDVRDLAVIDGVEPTAHGSRESYYTTPRLTGEIPAELRGRVYTKRDIWNIIVANAWQTGEPGVVFIDRINEFNPTPHVGRIEATNPCGEQPLLPYEACNLGSVNLGLFVRNDCTPEAEVDWEGLRGVIHESTRFLDNVIDANNYPLPEIDAVCKANRKIGLGVMGFADALYKLGVPYNSPEGVQWGERFMQFLNDEAHACSELLARERGSFPNWEGSRWQTVHNRPMRNAAVTTVAPTGTISILANCSGGIEPMFSLAFIRNVLRGQKQGERPLVEVNELFRTVAKERGFYTDDLMEQLAREGTLAHLDGIPEDVRRVFVCAHDITPEWHMQMQAGFQRHCDASISKTINFPNAATRDEVEQIYSLAYTLRCKGVTVYRDGCRSFQPMALKKDEPKAQTAPAPAALPAAAPEAVPVANRVIEPLDLPEIVSGLRIRQMTPFGNMHVKITVDPRRNRELEVFSQLGKGGDVANSDLEAICRMISLWLRSGGTLKHVIKQLEGIGSSLQIPTRTGRIMSLGDGLACALKKYMRAKERFGLRSLLLGEIDLSVLDQPAAPPGATVDRANGNGGHGPEPIHGPAVVAASQAAESVTKVAAAEVRARRASSEALPREARTTGSASTMRLSATVGGAVSGPRDDGAVALAEPEDGVDEFVDVVEIATVDDAAETQVVAQISVAGGLLSVAEKRALLAAEVAKVTNGVTHRHDAATHYKLSCPECASVLMLQEGCRKCSNPSCGWAAC
- a CDS encoding SIMPL domain-containing protein; translation: MGVPQERWVAGLMLSTLALLVGCTAPGTTQSGAVVPANPRTIAVRGEGVVRVPPQAFQLVAAVWARDMEVDKAVRRVVDAGREISAAVQTYPIDRGRTRIDAFTVAPEHDREGTFLGYDASQSTVVIMADTSQAQKLTAAVLKAGANRVSIDFVTHENRQELVERAKLEAVRDARRQAERMAAELGVRLGRPLKIGNPDWYGSGQGGGLFGQGQNQDAVDEHHDSDELEIEWLGPESIEIHASVLVIFEME